One window of the Carassius auratus strain Wakin chromosome 20, ASM336829v1, whole genome shotgun sequence genome contains the following:
- the riox1 gene encoding ribosomal oxygenase 1 encodes MERKHMSALSIYQSLSGGAKPQVQAKSPPAKKIKRKENGIQPKKKPNKKSRRRPLKSSMRLSSSEKEKAEAEKDCETHDGGIESPALDVLLTDLTKVNNSRERANRLFQWLIHPVPDKSFFRDNWEKKPILIQRQNPGYYKGLFSTAEFDHILRNDDVQYGVNLDVTSYTKGKRETHNPPGRALPYTVWALYKSGCSLRMLNPQAFSSAVWQVLSILQEKFGSMAGANVYLTPAGTQGFAPHYDDIEAFILQLEGKKHWRVYNPRSKDEVLPLVSSPNFSQDEIGQPIMDVVLEAGDLLYFPRGFIHQGDCLPDAHSMHITVSSFQRNSWGDLLLKLMPAALETAMEEDVEFRKGLPLDYLQFMGVQNSEKEDPRRDKFIAHVEGLVKKLVSFAPVDAAVDQKARDFLHDCLPPLLSAEEKASSVYGAPARWGHGEALDVTVQLKSQTQIRLVRAGAARLCGDGETVSLFYITDNSRVYHKEEPKSIEMKAEHIDAMEFLIHSYPKFVSVASLPCETMEAKMSLAELLFEKGLIHTAE; translated from the exons ATGGAAAGAAAACACATGTCCGCGTTATCTATTTATCAGTCATTATCAGGAGGGGCAAAACCACAAGTGCAG GCTAAGTCTCCGCCAGCAAAGAAAATCAAAAGGAAGGAGAATGGCATCCAACCAAAGAAGAAACCCAATAAAAAGAGCAGAAGGAGACCTCTGAAGTCCAGCATGAGACTCAGCAGCAGTGAAAAGGAGAAGGCTGAGGCT GAGAAGGACTGTGAGACGCATGACGGTGGAATTGAGAGTCCAGCTCTTGATGTGCTCCTGACCGATCTGACGAAGGTCAACAACAGCAGAGAAAGAGCCAACAGACTGTTCCAGTGGCTCATTCACCCCGTCCCAGACAAGAGCTTCTTCAG AGATAATTGGGAGAAGAAACCGATTCTGATCCAGCGACAGAATCCAGGCTATTACAAAGGACTCTTTTCGACGGCTGAGTTTGACCACATCTTAAGAAAT GATGATGTGCAGTACGGAGTGAACCTGGATGTGACGAGCTACacaaaaggaaaaagagagaCACACAATCCTCCAGGAAGAGCGCTACCATACACTGTCTGGGCTTTGTATAAG AGCGGCTGTTCTCTCCGAATGCTCAATCCTCAAGCATTTTCCTCCGCCGTGTGGCAAGTGCTCTCTATTCTTCAGGAGAAGTTTGGCAGTATGGCGGGCGCAAACGT CTATCTGACACCAGCGGGGACGCAGGGCTTCGCTCCTCACTATGATGATATAGAGGCGTTTATTTTGCAGCTGGAGGGGAAAAAGCACTGGAGAGTGTACAACCCTCG ATCTAAAGATGAAGTGTTGCCACTAGTGTCTAGTC CTAATTTCAGTCAGGACGAGATCGGGCAGCCCATCATGGACGTGGTGCTGGAAGCTGGCGATCTGCTGTATTTTCCTCGTGGCTTCATTCATCAGGGCGACTGTCTGCCTGACGCTCACTCCATGCACATCACCGTCTCCTCCTTCCAGAGGAACAGCTGGGGAGATCTGCTCCTCAAA TTGATGCCAGCCGCTCTGGAGACCGCGATGGAGGAAGACGTTGAGTTCAGGAAGGGACTGCCGCTTGATTACCTTCAGTTCATGGGAGTCCAGAACTCTGAGAAG GAAGACCCACGGAGAGACAAATTCATTGCACACGTGGAGGGCCTGGTGAAGAAACTGGTCAGTTTTGCGCCGGTCGATGCTGCTGTGGATCAGAAAGCCAGAGACTTCCTGCACGACTGTCTTCCTCCGCTGCTGAGCGCTG agGAGAAGGCCAGCAGTGTGTACGGGGCTCCTGCTCGATGGGGACACGGTGAGGCCCTTGATGTGACTGTTCAGCTGAAGAGCCAAACCCAAATCAGACTCGTGCGGGCTGGAGCTGCACG GTTGTGCGGTGATGGAGAAACAGTCTCTCTTTTCTACATTACTGATAACTCCAGAGTCTATCATAAAGAAGAGCCCAAGAGCATTGAGATGAAAGCGGAG cacATTGATGCCATGGAGTTTCTGATTCATTCATATCCCAAGTTTGTTTCTGTGGCCAGTTTACCATGTGAGACAATGGAGGCTAAG ATGTCTCTGGCTGAGCTGCTCTTTGAGAAGGGACTGATCCACACAgctgaataa